Proteins encoded by one window of Blautia argi:
- a CDS encoding BTAD domain-containing putative transcriptional regulator codes for MDKIRVHLLGRPYVEAGGERVNFPYKKAEGFFYYLCVKKTATREEIIYVLWGADNENVGRKNLREAVYQIKKLLGKEILVTAGHTSISLNPECMPEIDWDSINEDNILEQEEEGFLSHFHIKNSYEFEEWVDSMQEQYNRFFLKSVRQRLYEADAVKDMAQIQKYSNILLKHDPYNEKLYQEIMDIYASGGNYNMAIKLYYDLEKILDEELGVEPSPEITELFHRIFNVKGNVASDSGNWNLPFTGRTEEIYRISECLTGSGRWQCPQCVAIGGEEGVGKSALLEKTRQMVKGYQMISLHAACYKDETEFFLRPWNDIFWEIEQCMENGLLERDITDDERGKLKKVLKGLLSEGSEKMGRLTYQIMEQSVLEMFRRIAQQHKVVLFFDDIQYMDQMSFQLLNRVLLTIGTDRLLLVCTYSQDSDTKVMEALEKLMKKDCLQVIALNSFTRKEADELLHRYLPQLDKEEEKRENIYQMTDGNAFFLMELMNLIKEKGYTLEISPKTTNVIKARLAEIPESENEVLECMSLSPEKISIEELELLLPKIDRLTLLQILERLQERHLIKEMLVGWNIYYKFVHRVFREYLYERQSIGKKRMYHEILAEYYEKQAEAKKNFESLPMIIHHYERSHNQVKTYEYKIKYLKEYYTIVNENFPVLHWEIEYGSDEFCITKGAAEMLALAEEVIRLEENSHQAQEMKMEMYYVKGRYKIAVGEYEAGIFCIQKSMELAELLGEEKMLLNNFKQMIFYGIQVEDLKLVEAYVNRGLELLEKEQQPAEEKGVFTRLKGWYLLYRGSYEEAEQTLHKAMELFRASAEEKEHFRMGIAACHGYLGDMKRIQGDLEAALACYQKAVELGSGKVITNGMGQFYSGLGQIYYLQGKEAQAEEYLEKAVSCLKRHGYYWGLERAEAYMAMLLWNEGRKEEAKAFYQDSLKLSEKIKNPTTMGLLKEIHAYITE; via the coding sequence TTGGATAAAATCAGAGTACATCTTTTGGGAAGGCCGTATGTAGAAGCAGGAGGAGAGCGGGTAAATTTTCCATATAAAAAGGCAGAGGGCTTCTTCTATTATCTTTGTGTAAAGAAAACTGCGACAAGAGAAGAAATTATTTATGTGCTGTGGGGTGCAGATAACGAGAATGTAGGTCGGAAGAATTTAAGAGAGGCTGTTTATCAGATAAAAAAACTGCTGGGAAAGGAAATTCTGGTGACTGCGGGACATACCAGTATTTCTTTGAACCCGGAGTGCATGCCGGAAATTGACTGGGACAGCATAAACGAAGACAATATTCTGGAACAGGAAGAGGAGGGTTTTCTTTCACACTTCCATATTAAGAACAGCTATGAATTTGAGGAATGGGTAGATTCTATGCAGGAACAGTACAACCGATTCTTTCTCAAGTCTGTGCGTCAGAGGCTTTATGAGGCAGATGCTGTGAAGGATATGGCTCAGATTCAGAAATACAGCAACATTCTGTTAAAACATGACCCTTATAATGAGAAGCTTTATCAGGAGATTATGGATATTTATGCTTCCGGTGGCAATTATAATATGGCTATTAAGCTGTATTATGATTTGGAGAAAATACTGGATGAGGAGCTGGGGGTAGAGCCTTCTCCGGAGATTACGGAGCTTTTTCACCGGATTTTTAATGTGAAAGGAAACGTTGCATCAGACAGTGGAAACTGGAATCTTCCGTTTACCGGAAGAACAGAGGAGATTTACCGTATCAGCGAATGCCTTACCGGTTCAGGAAGATGGCAGTGTCCTCAATGTGTTGCCATAGGCGGAGAGGAGGGTGTGGGAAAATCCGCGCTGCTGGAAAAGACAAGACAGATGGTAAAAGGCTATCAGATGATTTCCCTGCATGCAGCATGTTATAAAGATGAAACAGAGTTTTTCCTCCGCCCTTGGAACGACATTTTCTGGGAAATTGAGCAGTGTATGGAAAATGGCCTTTTGGAAAGAGATATTACCGATGATGAAAGAGGCAAGCTGAAAAAAGTGTTAAAGGGGCTTTTGTCAGAGGGTAGTGAAAAGATGGGGCGGCTGACTTATCAGATTATGGAGCAGTCTGTACTGGAAATGTTTCGCAGGATTGCACAGCAGCATAAGGTGGTTCTGTTCTTTGATGATATCCAGTACATGGATCAGATGAGCTTCCAGCTTTTAAACCGTGTGCTGCTCACCATTGGGACGGATCGGCTGCTTCTTGTGTGTACCTATAGCCAGGACAGTGACACAAAGGTTATGGAAGCCCTGGAAAAGCTGATGAAAAAAGACTGTCTGCAGGTCATTGCACTGAACTCCTTTACAAGAAAAGAGGCAGATGAGCTGCTGCACCGGTATCTTCCACAGCTTGATAAGGAGGAGGAAAAGCGGGAGAATATTTACCAGATGACAGATGGAAATGCGTTTTTCCTTATGGAACTTATGAATCTCATTAAAGAGAAGGGATACACCCTGGAAATTTCCCCCAAGACAACCAATGTGATTAAAGCACGTCTGGCAGAAATTCCGGAGAGTGAGAATGAGGTGCTGGAGTGCATGTCCCTTTCCCCGGAGAAAATCAGCATAGAGGAGCTGGAGCTTTTGCTTCCCAAAATAGACCGTCTGACACTCCTTCAGATACTGGAGCGGCTGCAGGAGCGGCATTTGATTAAAGAAATGCTGGTGGGATGGAATATCTATTATAAATTTGTCCATCGGGTTTTTCGGGAGTATCTGTATGAGCGGCAGAGTATTGGTAAAAAGCGCATGTATCATGAGATACTGGCAGAGTATTATGAGAAACAGGCAGAGGCGAAAAAAAATTTCGAGAGTCTTCCAATGATTATTCACCACTATGAGAGAAGCCATAATCAGGTGAAAACATATGAGTATAAGATAAAATATCTGAAAGAATACTATACCATTGTAAATGAGAACTTTCCTGTGCTTCATTGGGAGATAGAATATGGCAGCGACGAATTTTGCATTACAAAAGGAGCGGCAGAAATGCTGGCTTTGGCTGAAGAAGTGATTCGTCTGGAGGAAAATTCTCATCAGGCGCAGGAAATGAAAATGGAAATGTATTACGTCAAGGGACGTTATAAAATTGCAGTGGGAGAATACGAAGCAGGGATTTTCTGTATTCAGAAGAGCATGGAGCTGGCAGAGCTTTTGGGTGAAGAAAAAATGTTGCTGAATAATTTCAAGCAGATGATTTTCTATGGAATCCAGGTGGAGGACTTAAAGCTGGTGGAAGCCTATGTGAATCGGGGACTGGAGCTTTTAGAAAAGGAGCAGCAGCCGGCTGAGGAAAAGGGCGTCTTTACCAGGTTAAAGGGCTGGTATCTGCTGTACAGAGGTTCTTATGAGGAGGCAGAGCAAACCCTTCATAAAGCTATGGAGCTGTTCCGTGCCAGTGCAGAAGAAAAGGAGCACTTTCGTATGGGGATTGCTGCCTGCCATGGATATCTGGGAGATATGAAGAGAATACAGGGAGATTTGGAGGCTGCTCTTGCCTGTTATCAAAAGGCAGTGGAATTGGGAAGCGGAAAGGTTATCACCAATGGTATGGGACAGTTTTATTCCGGACTCGGACAGATTTATTACCTGCAGGGAAAGGAAGCACAGGCAGAGGAGTATCTGGAGAAGGCAGTGTCCTGCTTAAAGCGTCATGGATATTACTGGGGACTGGAGAGGGCAGAGGCATATATGGCAATGCTTTTGTGGAATGAGGGTAGAAAAGAGGAGGCAAAAGCCTTTTATCAGGATAGCCTAAAGCTGTCGGAAAAAATTAAAAACCCCACAACCATGGGGCTTTTAAAAGAGATTCACGCTTATATTACAGAGTGA
- the hutH gene encoding histidine ammonia-lyase, with translation MNNIVITGKDLTLEQIAAICRGHAKIELAEEAKQNIIESRKVVDELVAEEKVVYGITTGFGKFSDVVISQDQCKALQKNLIITHAVGAGNPFSEDIARGIMLLRINNLVKGFSGIRLETVQTMVDMLNKGVTSFIPEKGSLGASGDLAPLSHMVLPMLGLGMAYYEGELLPGAEAMKRAGIPTIELSAKEGLALNNGTQAMTSAGSLALYDALNLLKVADIADALCFEAQNGVVDALDHRVHDVRPHSGQLATARNLLRLLEGSKNTTRQGEIRVQDAYSLRCSPQIHGASKDAINYVLDKVNIEINSVTDNPIIFKEDRAGISGGNFHGQPMALSFDFLGIGVAELANVSERRIERLVNPAYSDLPAFLTPHGGVCSGFMIVQYSAAALVSENKVLAHPASVDSIPSSAGQEDHVSMGTIAARKAGEIAKNVRRVLAMELMVACQGIDMRGNKGLGKGTQAAYDLVRKQVATLDDDRELYGDINYCEEIIENGSLIKAVEEAIGGAIETR, from the coding sequence ATGAACAATATTGTAATCACGGGAAAGGACCTGACTTTAGAGCAGATAGCAGCTATCTGCCGCGGTCATGCGAAAATTGAATTAGCAGAGGAAGCAAAACAGAACATCATCGAATCCAGAAAGGTTGTAGATGAATTAGTTGCGGAAGAAAAGGTTGTATACGGAATTACAACCGGATTTGGTAAATTCAGTGATGTGGTAATTTCTCAGGATCAGTGCAAGGCGCTTCAGAAAAACCTGATTATCACACACGCAGTAGGTGCAGGAAATCCATTTTCAGAGGATATTGCGAGAGGAATCATGCTTCTTCGTATCAACAATCTGGTAAAAGGATTTTCCGGTATCCGTCTGGAAACTGTACAGACAATGGTAGATATGCTGAATAAGGGAGTTACTTCCTTTATCCCAGAGAAAGGTTCTCTGGGTGCTTCCGGTGACCTTGCTCCATTATCTCACATGGTATTACCGATGCTGGGACTTGGTATGGCTTATTATGAAGGTGAACTTCTCCCAGGTGCAGAAGCTATGAAACGCGCAGGTATTCCTACAATTGAATTATCTGCAAAAGAAGGTCTTGCATTAAACAATGGTACACAGGCTATGACATCAGCAGGTTCTCTTGCTCTTTATGATGCACTGAACTTACTGAAAGTAGCTGATATTGCAGATGCACTCTGCTTTGAAGCACAGAATGGTGTTGTAGATGCCCTGGACCACAGAGTACATGATGTTCGTCCGCATTCCGGACAGCTTGCAACAGCAAGAAATCTGTTAAGATTGCTGGAAGGCAGCAAAAATACTACACGCCAGGGAGAAATCCGCGTACAGGACGCTTACTCCTTAAGATGTTCACCGCAGATTCACGGCGCAAGCAAAGATGCAATCAACTATGTATTAGATAAAGTAAATATTGAAATCAATTCTGTAACAGATAACCCGATTATCTTCAAGGAAGACCGTGCAGGTATTTCAGGCGGTAACTTCCACGGTCAGCCAATGGCATTAAGCTTTGACTTCCTTGGTATCGGTGTAGCCGAACTGGCGAACGTTTCTGAAAGACGTATTGAACGTCTGGTAAACCCGGCTTACAGTGATTTGCCGGCATTCCTTACACCGCATGGTGGAGTTTGCTCAGGTTTCATGATTGTTCAGTACTCAGCAGCAGCATTAGTATCTGAAAACAAGGTGCTTGCTCACCCTGCATCTGTTGACAGTATTCCGTCATCAGCAGGACAGGAAGACCACGTATCCATGGGTACTATTGCAGCAAGAAAGGCTGGAGAGATTGCTAAGAACGTAAGACGTGTTCTTGCTATGGAATTGATGGTTGCCTGCCAGGGTATTGATATGAGAGGTAATAAGGGTCTTGGTAAAGGTACACAGGCTGCTTACGATTTAGTTCGTAAACAGGTAGCAACCTTAGACGATGACCGCGAATTATACGGCGATATCAACTATTGCGAAGAAATCATTGAAAATGGTTCCCTAATCAAAGCAGTAGAAGAGGCCATTGGTGGAGCAATCGAAACAAGATAA
- a CDS encoding Na+/H+ antiporter family protein, whose protein sequence is MENLLNPVIVAVLLLCVLCLLKVNVLLSMLVSLFVAGIIGGLPLVGDDSIMSSVIAGFSGNAETALAYVLLGTFASAMAYTGITEILSKKIAKAVGGNKWILLTILLVIACASQNIIPIHIAYIPILVPPLLAMMNKMKLDRRGVACTIAFGHKAPYIAVPMGFGLIFMGIIRDNINDNAKDFGWKVTVNDITAVNWILAVAMLIGLAIAVFITYRKPREYKDIQLEGVHESEDLTLKYQHWVTLAAIVVVVALQIIYGSLPVAALGGLLVMFIFQAVKPKDIDEQFQGGIKLMGFIAFVMLVAGGFATVLQNTGAVDELVKSAISLMNGNKWVAATIITLIGLLVTMGIGTSFGTVPVLAVLYVPLCHEMGFSPAATIVLMSAAAALGDAGSPASDTTLGPTSGLNADGQHDHIWDTCVPTFLHFNIPLMIAAIVAAQFL, encoded by the coding sequence ATGGAAAATTTACTTAATCCTGTAATTGTGGCAGTGTTGCTTTTATGCGTACTCTGCCTGTTGAAAGTAAATGTATTACTGTCCATGTTGGTTTCACTGTTTGTAGCAGGAATTATTGGCGGGTTGCCGCTTGTTGGTGATGACAGTATTATGAGTTCTGTAATTGCCGGATTCAGCGGTAATGCAGAAACCGCACTGGCATATGTACTGCTTGGTACTTTTGCTTCAGCTATGGCGTATACCGGTATCACAGAAATCCTTTCTAAGAAAATTGCGAAAGCAGTAGGCGGAAATAAATGGATTCTGTTGACTATCTTATTGGTAATTGCATGTGCATCTCAGAATATTATTCCGATTCATATTGCATATATCCCGATTCTGGTTCCGCCATTACTGGCTATGATGAACAAGATGAAACTGGACAGACGTGGAGTTGCCTGTACCATCGCATTTGGTCATAAGGCGCCTTACATTGCAGTTCCTATGGGATTCGGTCTGATTTTCATGGGCATTATCAGAGATAACATCAATGATAATGCAAAAGACTTTGGCTGGAAAGTTACCGTCAATGACATTACAGCAGTTAACTGGATTCTTGCAGTGGCTATGCTTATTGGTCTTGCTATTGCAGTATTCATTACATACAGAAAACCTCGTGAATACAAAGATATTCAGCTTGAGGGCGTACATGAATCAGAAGATTTGACACTGAAATACCAGCACTGGGTAACACTTGCAGCCATCGTAGTTGTAGTTGCTCTGCAGATTATTTATGGTTCTCTTCCGGTTGCAGCTCTTGGCGGACTTCTGGTTATGTTTATCTTCCAGGCAGTAAAACCGAAAGATATTGATGAACAGTTCCAGGGCGGTATTAAATTAATGGGATTCATCGCATTTGTTATGTTAGTAGCAGGCGGTTTTGCAACTGTTCTGCAGAATACAGGTGCAGTAGATGAGCTGGTTAAGAGTGCAATTTCTTTGATGAACGGAAACAAATGGGTTGCAGCAACCATTATCACATTAATCGGTCTTCTGGTAACTATGGGTATTGGTACTTCCTTTGGTACCGTTCCTGTACTGGCAGTATTATACGTTCCGTTATGTCACGAAATGGGCTTCTCACCGGCAGCAACCATCGTTCTGATGTCAGCAGCAGCAGCTCTTGGAGATGCTGGTTCACCTGCATCAGACACAACGCTTGGTCCAACCTCCGGTTTGAATGCCGATGGTCAGCATGACCATATCTGGGATACCTGTGTACCAACATTCTTACATTTCAATATCCCGTTGATGATTGCTGCAATCGTTGCAGCTCAGTTCTTATAA
- the rd gene encoding rubredoxin: protein MKKYVCEPCGYVYDPELGDPDNGIEPGTAFEDLPEDWVCPVCGLGKEEFVEEA, encoded by the coding sequence ATGAAAAAATATGTATGTGAACCATGCGGATATGTATATGATCCAGAATTAGGAGATCCGGATAACGGAATCGAACCAGGAACTGCTTTTGAAGATCTTCCGGAAGATTGGGTATGCCCGGTTTGCGGATTAGGCAAAGAAGAATTTGTAGAAGAAGCGTAA
- a CDS encoding aldose 1-epimerase family protein: MVYTIKNEKMEVSIQSLGGQMCSVKDAEGREYLWQRDKKYWGDSAINLFPYIARLTEGKYTYKGKTYEMDIHGFLKDSVLKVKDKTESKIVFSLQDSEETYRQYPFHFELKLKYELKGRELKVTYSVQNKDKKTMYFGIGGHPGFGLPLEDGLNFEDYYIEFVNTDNMMRVGMSEDCFVTGEDNLFALDARNRLHLRHDLFDDDAIILRNVPTRMRLESEKGKAGLEMETKGLPYLGIWHMPHTDAPYVCIEPWSSLPSRKGVVEDLETQENLQALKAKGYYSGFFTLKLKEAV; this comes from the coding sequence ATGGTTTACACAATCAAAAATGAGAAAATGGAGGTTTCTATCCAATCTCTTGGAGGGCAGATGTGTTCTGTAAAGGACGCAGAAGGCAGAGAGTATTTATGGCAGAGAGATAAAAAATACTGGGGGGACAGCGCCATTAATCTGTTTCCTTATATTGCCCGTCTGACAGAGGGAAAATATACTTATAAAGGGAAAACCTATGAAATGGATATCCACGGATTTTTAAAGGATTCTGTTTTAAAGGTAAAGGATAAGACAGAGAGCAAGATTGTATTTTCTTTACAGGACAGTGAGGAAACCTACCGCCAGTATCCTTTTCACTTTGAGTTAAAGCTGAAATATGAGTTAAAGGGCAGGGAATTAAAGGTGACTTACAGTGTACAGAATAAGGATAAAAAGACCATGTATTTCGGCATTGGGGGACACCCGGGCTTTGGACTGCCTCTGGAGGATGGGCTGAATTTTGAAGACTATTATATTGAATTTGTAAATACGGACAACATGATGCGTGTGGGAATGTCTGAGGATTGCTTTGTTACAGGAGAGGACAACCTCTTTGCCCTTGATGCTCGGAACCGTCTGCACCTGCGCCACGATTTATTTGATGATGATGCGATTATTCTGAGAAATGTGCCTACCCGTATGCGTCTGGAAAGCGAAAAGGGAAAAGCAGGTCTGGAAATGGAAACAAAGGGGCTGCCTTATCTTGGAATCTGGCATATGCCTCATACAGACGCACCTTATGTTTGCATAGAGCCGTGGAGTTCCCTTCCCTCCAGAAAAGGAGTAGTAGAAGATTTGGAAACACAGGAAAATCTGCAGGCGCTGAAAGCAAAGGGATATTACTCTGGATTCTTTACACTGAAGTTAAAGGAAGCGGTATAA
- the dapF gene encoding diaminopimelate epimerase, producing MKFTKMQGIGNDYVYVNCLEEEVKNPSEVAKKVSDRHFGIGSDGLILIKPSEKADFEMEMYNADGSQGAMCGNGIRCVAKYVYDYGLTDKTQVSVDTKSGIKYLDLTVRDGKAVEIKVNMGSPVLETEKIPMKYPQSPVISKPLNVEENIYEVTAVSMGNPHAVVFMEDIQNLDLEKVGPGFEKHMAFPESVNTEFVHVLDRNTVEMRVWERGSGETLACGTGACAVAVACVLNGYTQEQVTVKLLGGDLKIFWDRRDNLVYMTGPAEVVFDGEIQI from the coding sequence ATGAAATTTACGAAAATGCAGGGAATCGGGAATGACTATGTTTATGTCAATTGTCTGGAGGAAGAGGTGAAAAATCCTTCTGAGGTTGCAAAAAAGGTCAGTGACCGCCATTTTGGCATTGGTTCAGATGGACTGATTTTAATCAAGCCATCTGAAAAGGCAGACTTTGAAATGGAAATGTACAATGCAGACGGAAGCCAGGGGGCTATGTGCGGAAATGGTATCCGGTGCGTGGCAAAATACGTATATGACTATGGGCTTACAGATAAAACCCAGGTCAGTGTGGATACAAAGAGCGGAATTAAGTATCTGGATTTGACTGTCAGGGACGGAAAAGCTGTGGAGATTAAGGTGAATATGGGAAGTCCTGTCCTGGAAACTGAGAAAATTCCCATGAAATACCCCCAGTCCCCGGTAATTTCAAAACCCCTGAATGTGGAGGAAAACATTTATGAGGTGACAGCCGTATCCATGGGAAATCCTCATGCCGTGGTATTTATGGAGGATATTCAAAATCTGGATCTTGAAAAAGTGGGACCCGGCTTTGAAAAGCACATGGCCTTTCCGGAGAGCGTCAATACAGAATTTGTCCATGTCCTTGACCGCAATACCGTAGAAATGCGGGTGTGGGAGAGAGGCAGCGGCGAAACTCTGGCATGTGGCACCGGAGCCTGTGCAGTGGCAGTTGCCTGTGTGTTAAACGGATATACCCAGGAGCAGGTAACAGTAAAACTGCTGGGCGGTGATTTGAAGATTTTCTGGGACAGAAGAGATAATCTGGTGTATATGACAGGCCCGGCTGAAGTGGTATTTGACGGAGAAATTCAGATTTAG
- a CDS encoding MATE family efflux transporter, with the protein MILKRNMSLEDKGFYSNVVRLVMPMAIQNLINVGVTSTDVIMLGKVGETALSGVSLANQVYFILSLLFFGLTSGACVLTAQYWGKKDTRTIEKVMGMSFRISLLGAAVFTVAALAFPGLLMRIFTADKAVIEAGISYLRIVAFSYMLSAFTNVYLNIIRSVEKVVIATVVYGTSLVANVIFNAIFIFGLLGVPAMGAAGAALGTLLARVIEVLIVVFYAVKMNDVVKIHIKDLFVKDKALGKDFFTYAFPVLLNELAWGAGMAAISAIVGHLGSSVVAAHSVAQVCRQLSMVIGFGISNAAAIMIGKAIGEKKEELARQYGKRFVKIAVICGIGGGLLILCISPLVRSLLNLTPLAKSYLTAMMLIMSYYVVGQSVNTTMIVGIFRAGGDTRFGLILDVSVMWLCSIAGAAIGAFVIGIPMPWIYILLCSDEIIKIPFSVYRYRTYKWLKNVTR; encoded by the coding sequence ATGATTTTAAAAAGAAATATGAGCCTTGAGGATAAGGGGTTTTATTCCAATGTTGTGCGTCTGGTGATGCCCATGGCAATCCAGAACCTGATTAACGTAGGCGTTACCTCTACGGACGTTATTATGCTGGGAAAAGTAGGAGAAACAGCCCTTTCCGGGGTTTCTCTGGCAAATCAGGTGTATTTTATCCTGTCCCTTTTATTTTTCGGACTGACCTCTGGAGCCTGTGTGCTGACTGCACAGTACTGGGGAAAAAAGGATACCAGAACCATTGAAAAAGTTATGGGAATGTCTTTTCGGATTTCTCTTTTAGGAGCGGCGGTGTTTACTGTGGCGGCGCTGGCCTTTCCGGGGCTTCTGATGCGGATTTTTACTGCAGACAAGGCAGTCATTGAGGCAGGAATCAGCTATCTGAGAATTGTGGCATTTTCTTATATGCTGTCTGCTTTTACCAATGTGTATCTGAATATTATCCGCAGTGTGGAGAAGGTAGTGATTGCTACTGTGGTATACGGGACTTCCCTTGTTGCCAATGTGATTTTTAATGCCATTTTCATCTTCGGCCTTTTGGGTGTGCCTGCCATGGGAGCAGCAGGAGCAGCCCTTGGAACTTTGCTTGCAAGGGTTATCGAGGTACTGATTGTGGTCTTCTATGCAGTGAAGATGAATGATGTGGTAAAAATTCACATAAAGGATTTGTTTGTAAAAGACAAAGCTTTGGGAAAGGACTTTTTTACCTATGCCTTTCCCGTGCTTTTGAATGAGCTTGCTTGGGGTGCAGGTATGGCGGCGATTTCTGCTATTGTGGGACATCTGGGAAGTTCTGTGGTAGCGGCACATTCAGTCGCTCAGGTATGCAGACAGCTCTCTATGGTCATCGGATTCGGAATTTCCAATGCAGCGGCTATTATGATTGGAAAAGCTATCGGAGAAAAGAAAGAGGAGCTGGCAAGACAGTATGGAAAGCGTTTTGTAAAGATTGCCGTTATTTGCGGAATCGGAGGCGGACTTCTGATACTGTGCATCTCTCCTCTGGTAAGAAGCCTGTTGAATCTGACCCCTCTGGCAAAGAGCTATCTCACTGCAATGATGCTGATTATGTCCTATTACGTTGTGGGACAGTCAGTCAATACAACTATGATTGTGGGAATTTTCCGTGCAGGGGGAGATACCAGGTTTGGGCTTATTTTAGATGTGAGTGTTATGTGGCTGTGTTCCATTGCAGGAGCAGCCATTGGAGCATTTGTCATTGGAATCCCCATGCCTTGGATTTATATTCTGCTGTGCAGTGATGAAATTATTAAGATTCCATTTTCTGTATATCGCTACAGAACGTATAAGTGGCTGAAAAATGTCACCAGATAG